The Lucilia cuprina isolate Lc7/37 chromosome 5, ASM2204524v1, whole genome shotgun sequence genome includes a window with the following:
- the LOC111689221 gene encoding prominin-like protein isoform X5: MTLKTLDVYYHQHSRLSQIKSSWKTMSLSLLLLLVICSLCKTSCAFDMNTKLNLKPTKYTDWSKNVTYKSTTDYNARGMKPLYDITQKVMWLLIGGENPIPDGYLTFKDSTVQLGPKVERNEWGDLILHYWPILLIVLIVGVLVASMPIIGLCFCCCRCAGACGGRSEPFDKKHDTCRRVFLGFFLILLATGILFGVIVAFATNSYMQYGIDDSTAVVRAGSNDTQTFLDVTSEQLEYVLVNNYKQLSDQLELILRETSDFIITQLEQKSMAVSVGYLTDFLKKLPDLQRKLQKMKLITNDLRVYASQLSDGLRGVKRDLLVMLNKCSDQSCKEVLNRYEIGKLDANGIHYDQMVDRYFPKLPDVTSIIENLEQLISDDIASAGERGNKALKAMRKHLNDTIAIYTPQIVDAITKAGEGLHKASNDIKTKLQNVSKIIGTNTHKYTNIADNYRIEYGPYRFYVGIAVCSVLLLVLVCLVAALLCGICGKRPDGYGDDCCNKGSGSRFLMFAVAIIFLTISAITLIALIHFLVGIVVYRGVCVPLKDPQNDAVFAEFDNLVDLNEIMYPSKIKGKAASGSLPPFRISHVIAACKANQTIYEVLHINNLVDIHEINEYPSHYKINQTLENLVQGIDFDDRGVEILTAADKQRILSLRDSALKDFDSSHFIDNLNDDITKHSLTEIANQLRETANKILSPDMKDVQVSLRNQALHLETYDQNLVIPMKNQSSELIKLAQDLDKTLSYKDRPFQESIPLLVQEIERAQAFIQKDGRVFVKATAEDFTNHFAGEIMRYLNMVVTSVEKKIGICAPMAKVYDAGVVATCNSIVDPLNGFWAGVMWCVILFLPTLIVAVKLSSLYQKSDPYPGPLVESHWDGGPPRYQNPPMAPPASEYERPPPYYYPGASDQD, from the exons atgacaTTGAAAACTTTAGATGTTTATTATCATCAGCATTCAAGATTAAGTCAAATCAAGTCATCATGGAAGACGATGAGCTTAAGTTTATTACTGCTGCTAGTAATTTGTAGTTTGTGCAAAACAAGTTGTGCATTTGACATGAataccaaattaaatttaaagcctACAAAATATACCGACTGGTCAAAGAATGTAACATATAAAAGTACAACAGATTACAATGCACGTGGCATGAAACCTTTATATGATATCACCCAAAAAGTAATGTGGCTTTTGATTGGTGGCGAAAACCCAATACCAGATG GCTATTTAACGTTTAAAGATTCGACGGTACAGTTGGGACCCAAAGTAGAGCGCAATGAATGGGGTGATCTGATTCTACATTATTGGCCTATTTTAttgattgttttaattgtaGGAGTTCTAGTGGCTTCTATGCCTATAATAGG CTTATGTTTCTGTTGCTGCCGTTGTGCTGGTGCATGTGGTGGTCGTTCGGAGCCATTTGATAAAAAACATGATACCTGCCGCCGTGTTTTTCTAGGTttctttttaatacttttagcCACAGGAATATT GTTTGGTGTTATTGTGGCATTTGCCACCAATAGTTATATGCAATATGGTATAGATGACAGCACTGCCGTTGTACGTGCCGGTAGCAATGATACTCAAACATTCTTAGATGTTACCTCAGAACAATTGGAATATGTTTTAgttaataattacaaacagttATCCGATCAATTGGAACTGATACTAAGAG aAACCTCTGACTTTATCATTACTCAGTTAGAACAAAAGTCTATGGCTGTTTCGGTGGGTTATCTAactgattttcttaaaaaactgcCAGACTTGCAGAGAAAATTacagaaaatgaaattaataacaaatgatCTAAGGGTCTATGCTTCTCAATTAAGTGATG gtttacGTGGTGTTAAACGTGATTTATTAGTTATGCTTAACAAATGTTCAGATCAGTCTTGTAAGGAAGTTTTAAATAGATATGAAATTGGAAAACTAGATGCCAATGGTATCCATTATGATCAG atGGTAGATCGTTATTTTCCTAAG CTGCCTGATGTCACTTCTATAATTGAAAACTTAGAGCAATTAATAAGCGATGATATAGCCTCGGCTGGAGAACGTGGCAATAAAGCTTTGAAAGCCATGCGTAAACATTTAAATGATACAATTGCCATATATACGCCACAAATTGTTGATGCCATTACTAAAGCCG GTGAAGGTTTGCATAAAGCTTCAAatgatattaaaacaaaattgcaaaatgtttcaaaaattattGGTACAAATACCCATAAATATACCAATATTGCTGATAATTATCGTATTGAATATGGTCCATATCGTTTCTATGTGGGCATTGCTGTATGCTCCGTTTTATTATTA GTTTTAGTTTGCTTAGTGGCAGCATTATTGTGTGGCATATGCGGAAAACGTCCAGATGGTTATGGTGATGATTGCTGTAATAAGGGTTCTGGTTCACGCTTCCTTATGtt CGCTGTCGCTATTATATTCCTGACCATCTCCGCCATTACATTAATTGCTTTAATACACTTCCTAGTAGGCATTGTGGTTTACAGAGGAGTTTGTGTGCCACTTAA GGATCCCCAAAACGATGCCGTTTTTGCTGAATTCGATAATTTAGTTGATCTAAATGAGATTATGTATCCTTCAAAAATCAAGGGTAAAGCTGCCTCGGGTTCATTGCCTCCCTTTAGAATTTCTCATGTTATTGCTGCCTGTAAAGCCAATCAAACCATCTATGAAGTATTACACATTAATAATCTGGTCGATATACATGAAATCAATGAATATCCATCACACTATAAAATCAATCAAACACTTGAGAATCTAGTGCAAGGTATTGATTTTGATGACAGAGGTGTGGAAATCTTAACAGCCGCCGATAAACAACGCATTTTGAGTCTTAGAGACTCTGCCTTAAAAGATTTTGATTCTAGCCATTTTATTGATAATCTTAATGATGATATTACTAAACACTCACTCACCGAAATTGCCAATCAATTGCGCGAAACTGCCAATAAAATCTTAAGTCCCGACATGAAAGACGTACAAGTATCTTTACGTAATCAAGCTTTGCATTTAGAGACTTATGATCAAAATCTTGTTATACCTATGAAAAATCAATCATCTGAATTAATTAAATTGGCTCAAGATCTAGATAAAACTCTTAGTTATAAGGACCGTCCATTCCAAGAGTCGATACCATTGCTGGTGCAGGAAATCGAGAGAGCACaagcttttatacaaaaagatgGTCGAGTCTTTGTTAAGGCAACAGCAGAGGATTTCACCAATCATTTTGCGGGGGAAATAATGCGCTATTTGAATATGGTGGTAACATCGGTTGAGAAAAAGATTGGTATTTGTGCACCCATGGCTAAAGTTTATGATGCGGGCGTGGTGGCCACTTGTAATAGTATTGTTGATCCTTTG AATGGTTTCTGGGCTGGTGTTATGTGGTGTGTTATATTATTCCTACCAACTTTAATTGTTGCCGTCAAGTTGTCTAGTCTTTATCAAAAATCTGATCCCTATCCTGGTCCTTTGGTTGAATC